One Ricinus communis isolate WT05 ecotype wild-type chromosome 2, ASM1957865v1, whole genome shotgun sequence DNA segment encodes these proteins:
- the LOC8274694 gene encoding protein kinase STUNTED isoform X5, with translation MIRKGNPRKNCKKRKQFFQGIVMGTHSTESLNCDLVEVSKLHHQLVWVYILSHTDNASQDNSMTRSYFRCSKSLVKKKGLRRVMKHYAAMAFLMKTSSDDSFRKRLSLDICGAGRLPEVIILQAVHEGKIVLKRSLIRHIGGFKLNSGPKFYPDEKYNSSKQAEAPSFCKPEFSVSSEDVSRDDEGSLKDKDGYMEKVPLKSISVIRRELPETSTLGWPLLRRNTLGPAALRRSKARSMSLMEWLMNLPRRCSDTTMQNQIDLDSDEANMFFNDKMEDSMRKESIVEGSDDGSINREDEEYNHIQEFSSGSVSEFAEESTQLTLGWPLLHIKTFATVDSPGEPEPSNELVATCIMSEPTQSMQDTPESEINSSFKRVESSTEKDFCYWEAPGEQTKKAKLVQKFKSSGCKQFSFEELEKATRSFSSENLIGEGGCSYVYKGSLRWGKLVAVKVLKHYKEAWSDFSLEVDIVSSLKHKHITHLIGVCIEDYHLILVYNFLSKGSLEESLQGHTEKSILPWKMRFKVAIAVAEALDYLHNECSRPVIHRDVKSSNILLSSEFQPQLSDFGLAAWGPKDSAYMISNDVVGTFGYIAPEYFMNGRVSDKTDIYSFGIVLLELLTGKKPISCKGLKGHESLVKWATPLLESGNLDALVDPMLSEEYDVTQMHKMVLAANLCIKQSPRLRPKANQKHRHLKRKTEALSIRA, from the exons ATGATTCGTAAGGGAAATCCACGAAAGAATTgcaagaaaaggaaacaatTCTTTCAAGGTATAGTAATGGGCACCCATTCTACAGAATCTCTCAACTGTGACCTTGTAGAAGTCTCCAAGTTACACCACCAATTAGTCTGGGTCTATATTCTTTCTCATACAG ATAATGCTTCTCAAGACAACTCAATGACAAGAAGTTATTTCAGATGTTCTAAAAGCTTAGTGAAGAAG AAGGGTCTACGAAGAGTGATGAAGCATTATGCAGCCATGGCATTTCTAATGAAAACAAGCTCAGATGATTCTTTCAG GAAACGGCTTTCACTGGATATATGTGGCGCTGGCCGATTACCAGAAGTCATCATTCTTCAAGCTGTTCATGAGGGGAAGATTGTCTTGAAAAGGAGTTTGATTCGCCATATAGGAG GCTTCAAATTGAATTCAGGGCCTAAATTTTATCCTGATGAAAAATACAATAGTTCAAAACAAGCTGAGGCGCCTAGCTTTTGTAAACCTGAGTTCTCTGTAAGCTCTGAAGATGTTTCAAGGGATGACGAGGGTAGCTTGAAAGATAAAGATGGATACATGGAGAAAGTTCCTTTGAAGTCCATTTCTGTAATCAGAAGAGAGCTGCCAGAAACATCAACCCTCGGTTGGCCACTCCTTCGAAGAAACACTCTTGGTCCTGCAGCTTTAAGAAGATCAAAAGCAAGAAGCATGTCCCTGATGGAATGGCTCATGAATCTACCTAGGCGATGCTCGGACACGACAATGCAAAACCAAATTGATTTAGATTCTGATGAAGCTAACATGTTCTTCAATGACAAAATGGAAGACtccatgagaaaagaatctaTTGTGGAAGGATCAGATGATGGAAGCATCAATAGAGAAGATGAGGAGTACAACCACATTCAAGAATTCTCTTCAGGTTCAGTTTCTGAATTTGCAGAAGAATCGACACAGTTGACACTTGGCTGGCCTCTCCTCCACATAAAGACTTTTGCAACGGTAGATTCTCCAGGGGAGCCTGAACCTAGCAATGAGCTTGTAGCTACATGTATCATGAGCGAACCCACTCAATCAATGCAAGACACTCCTGAATCCGAAATTAATTCGTCTTTCAAAAGAGTAGAAAGTTCAACTGAAAAAGATTTCTGTTACTGGGAAGCACCAGGAGAGCAGACAAAGAAGGCGAAGCTGGTCCAGAAATTCAAGTCATCTGGCTGCAAGCAGTTCAGCTTTGAGGAGCTTGAGAAAGCAACTCGGAGCTTTTCCTCAG AAAACTTGATCGGAGAGGGAGGATGTAGCTATGTGTACAAAGGATCCCTTCGTTGGGGCAAGCTAGTGGCAGTCAAGGTTCTAAAACATTACAAAGAAGCTTGGAGTGACTTCTCCTTAGAAGTAGACATCGTCTCTTCCTTAAAGCACAAACATATTACACATCTGATTGGTGTCTGCATAGAAGATTACCATTTAATTTTGGTTTATAATTTCTTGTCCAAAGGAAGCTTAGAGGAAAGCTTACAAG GTCATACTGAGAAATCTATTTTGCCATGGAAAATGAGATTCAAAGTGGCAATCGCAGTAGCTGAGGCTCTAGATTACCTACACAACGAATGTTCTCGCCCTGTTATTCACAGAGATGTGAAGTCCTCTAACATTCTACTCTCTAGTGAATTTCAACCACAG TTATCTGATTTTGGGCTTGCTGCATGGGGACCTAAAGATTCAGCCTACATGATAAGCAACGATGTCGTAGGAACATTTGGATACATCGCTCCAGAATATTTCATGAATGGGAGGGTTAGTGACAAAACAGATATATACTCCTTTGGTATAGTTTTGCTTGAGCTGTTGACCGGAAAGAAGCCAATCAGTTGCAAAGGTCTAAAAGGACATGAAAGCCTGGTCAAGTGG GCCACACCATTATTAGAGAGTGGGAATTTAGATGCGTTAGTGGATCCAATGTTAAGCGAGGAGTACGATGTCACTCAAATGCATAAAATGGTTCTAGCAGCAAATCTCTGCATCAAGCAGTCTCCCAGATTACGTCCAAAAGCAAACCAG AAACATCGGCATTTGAAACGCAAGACGGAAGCTTTATCCATCAGAGCTTGA
- the LOC8274694 gene encoding protein kinase STUNTED isoform X4: MIRKGNPRKNCKKRKQFFQDNASQDNSMTRSYFRCSKSLVKKGLRRVMKHYAAMAFLMKTSSDDSFRKRLSLDICGAGRLPEVIILQAVHEGKIVLKRSLIRHIGGFKLNSGPKFYPDEKYNSSKQAEAPSFCKPEFSVSSEDVSRDDEGSLKDKDGYMEKVPLKSISVIRRELPETSTLGWPLLRRNTLGPAALRRSKARSMSLMEWLMNLPRRCSDTTMQNQIDLDSDEANMFFNDKMEDSMRKESIVEGSDDGSINREDEEYNHIQEFSSGSVSEFAEESTQLTLGWPLLHIKTFATVDSPGEPEPSNELVATCIMSEPTQSMQDTPESEINSSFKRVESSTEKDFCYWEAPGEQTKKAKLVQKFKSSGCKQFSFEELEKATRSFSSENLIGEGGCSYVYKGSLRWGKLVAVKVLKHYKEAWSDFSLEVDIVSSLKHKHITHLIGVCIEDYHLILVYNFLSKGSLEESLQGHTEKSILPWKMRFKVAIAVAEALDYLHNECSRPVIHRDVKSSNILLSSEFQPQLSDFGLAAWGPKDSAYMISNDVVGTFGYIAPEYFMNGRVSDKTDIYSFGIVLLELLTGKKPISCKGLKGHESLVKWATPLLESGNLDALVDPMLSEEYDVTQMHKMVLAANLCIKQSPRLRPKANQILKLLREDKDVGEWKSTYDNDQIESTNEEVGHLSAKLDHKSCSDSSSLVLDDDAASLISTDMTSLSSVGYRQHLKLKDYLQELLD, translated from the exons ATGATTCGTAAGGGAAATCCACGAAAGAATTgcaagaaaaggaaacaatTCTTTCAAG ATAATGCTTCTCAAGACAACTCAATGACAAGAAGTTATTTCAGATGTTCTAAAAGCTTAGTGAAGAAG GGTCTACGAAGAGTGATGAAGCATTATGCAGCCATGGCATTTCTAATGAAAACAAGCTCAGATGATTCTTTCAG GAAACGGCTTTCACTGGATATATGTGGCGCTGGCCGATTACCAGAAGTCATCATTCTTCAAGCTGTTCATGAGGGGAAGATTGTCTTGAAAAGGAGTTTGATTCGCCATATAGGAG GCTTCAAATTGAATTCAGGGCCTAAATTTTATCCTGATGAAAAATACAATAGTTCAAAACAAGCTGAGGCGCCTAGCTTTTGTAAACCTGAGTTCTCTGTAAGCTCTGAAGATGTTTCAAGGGATGACGAGGGTAGCTTGAAAGATAAAGATGGATACATGGAGAAAGTTCCTTTGAAGTCCATTTCTGTAATCAGAAGAGAGCTGCCAGAAACATCAACCCTCGGTTGGCCACTCCTTCGAAGAAACACTCTTGGTCCTGCAGCTTTAAGAAGATCAAAAGCAAGAAGCATGTCCCTGATGGAATGGCTCATGAATCTACCTAGGCGATGCTCGGACACGACAATGCAAAACCAAATTGATTTAGATTCTGATGAAGCTAACATGTTCTTCAATGACAAAATGGAAGACtccatgagaaaagaatctaTTGTGGAAGGATCAGATGATGGAAGCATCAATAGAGAAGATGAGGAGTACAACCACATTCAAGAATTCTCTTCAGGTTCAGTTTCTGAATTTGCAGAAGAATCGACACAGTTGACACTTGGCTGGCCTCTCCTCCACATAAAGACTTTTGCAACGGTAGATTCTCCAGGGGAGCCTGAACCTAGCAATGAGCTTGTAGCTACATGTATCATGAGCGAACCCACTCAATCAATGCAAGACACTCCTGAATCCGAAATTAATTCGTCTTTCAAAAGAGTAGAAAGTTCAACTGAAAAAGATTTCTGTTACTGGGAAGCACCAGGAGAGCAGACAAAGAAGGCGAAGCTGGTCCAGAAATTCAAGTCATCTGGCTGCAAGCAGTTCAGCTTTGAGGAGCTTGAGAAAGCAACTCGGAGCTTTTCCTCAG AAAACTTGATCGGAGAGGGAGGATGTAGCTATGTGTACAAAGGATCCCTTCGTTGGGGCAAGCTAGTGGCAGTCAAGGTTCTAAAACATTACAAAGAAGCTTGGAGTGACTTCTCCTTAGAAGTAGACATCGTCTCTTCCTTAAAGCACAAACATATTACACATCTGATTGGTGTCTGCATAGAAGATTACCATTTAATTTTGGTTTATAATTTCTTGTCCAAAGGAAGCTTAGAGGAAAGCTTACAAG GTCATACTGAGAAATCTATTTTGCCATGGAAAATGAGATTCAAAGTGGCAATCGCAGTAGCTGAGGCTCTAGATTACCTACACAACGAATGTTCTCGCCCTGTTATTCACAGAGATGTGAAGTCCTCTAACATTCTACTCTCTAGTGAATTTCAACCACAG TTATCTGATTTTGGGCTTGCTGCATGGGGACCTAAAGATTCAGCCTACATGATAAGCAACGATGTCGTAGGAACATTTGGATACATCGCTCCAGAATATTTCATGAATGGGAGGGTTAGTGACAAAACAGATATATACTCCTTTGGTATAGTTTTGCTTGAGCTGTTGACCGGAAAGAAGCCAATCAGTTGCAAAGGTCTAAAAGGACATGAAAGCCTGGTCAAGTGG GCCACACCATTATTAGAGAGTGGGAATTTAGATGCGTTAGTGGATCCAATGTTAAGCGAGGAGTACGATGTCACTCAAATGCATAAAATGGTTCTAGCAGCAAATCTCTGCATCAAGCAGTCTCCCAGATTACGTCCAAAAGCAAACCAG ATTCTAAAGCTGTTAAGAGAAGATAAAGATGTAGGAGAATGGAAGAGTACCTATGATAATGATCAAATAGAGTCGACTAATGAGGAAGTCGGTCACTTATCTGCCAAACTTGATCATAAGTCATGCTCAGATTCTTCATCTCTGGTTTTGGATGATGATGCTGCATCCCTAATTAGTACTGATATGACATCACTAAGCAGCGTAGGATATAGGCAGCATTTAAAGTTGAAGGACTACTTACAAGAACTGCTGGATTAA
- the LOC8274694 gene encoding protein kinase STUNTED isoform X3 — translation MIRKGNPRKNCKKRKQFFQDNASQDNSMTRSYFRCSKSLVKKKGLRRVMKHYAAMAFLMKTSSDDSFRKRLSLDICGAGRLPEVIILQAVHEGKIVLKRSLIRHIGGFKLNSGPKFYPDEKYNSSKQAEAPSFCKPEFSVSSEDVSRDDEGSLKDKDGYMEKVPLKSISVIRRELPETSTLGWPLLRRNTLGPAALRRSKARSMSLMEWLMNLPRRCSDTTMQNQIDLDSDEANMFFNDKMEDSMRKESIVEGSDDGSINREDEEYNHIQEFSSGSVSEFAEESTQLTLGWPLLHIKTFATVDSPGEPEPSNELVATCIMSEPTQSMQDTPESEINSSFKRVESSTEKDFCYWEAPGEQTKKAKLVQKFKSSGCKQFSFEELEKATRSFSSENLIGEGGCSYVYKGSLRWGKLVAVKVLKHYKEAWSDFSLEVDIVSSLKHKHITHLIGVCIEDYHLILVYNFLSKGSLEESLQGHTEKSILPWKMRFKVAIAVAEALDYLHNECSRPVIHRDVKSSNILLSSEFQPQLSDFGLAAWGPKDSAYMISNDVVGTFGYIAPEYFMNGRVSDKTDIYSFGIVLLELLTGKKPISCKGLKGHESLVKWATPLLESGNLDALVDPMLSEEYDVTQMHKMVLAANLCIKQSPRLRPKANQILKLLREDKDVGEWKSTYDNDQIESTNEEVGHLSAKLDHKSCSDSSSLVLDDDAASLISTDMTSLSSVGYRQHLKLKDYLQELLD, via the exons ATGATTCGTAAGGGAAATCCACGAAAGAATTgcaagaaaaggaaacaatTCTTTCAAG ATAATGCTTCTCAAGACAACTCAATGACAAGAAGTTATTTCAGATGTTCTAAAAGCTTAGTGAAGAAG AAGGGTCTACGAAGAGTGATGAAGCATTATGCAGCCATGGCATTTCTAATGAAAACAAGCTCAGATGATTCTTTCAG GAAACGGCTTTCACTGGATATATGTGGCGCTGGCCGATTACCAGAAGTCATCATTCTTCAAGCTGTTCATGAGGGGAAGATTGTCTTGAAAAGGAGTTTGATTCGCCATATAGGAG GCTTCAAATTGAATTCAGGGCCTAAATTTTATCCTGATGAAAAATACAATAGTTCAAAACAAGCTGAGGCGCCTAGCTTTTGTAAACCTGAGTTCTCTGTAAGCTCTGAAGATGTTTCAAGGGATGACGAGGGTAGCTTGAAAGATAAAGATGGATACATGGAGAAAGTTCCTTTGAAGTCCATTTCTGTAATCAGAAGAGAGCTGCCAGAAACATCAACCCTCGGTTGGCCACTCCTTCGAAGAAACACTCTTGGTCCTGCAGCTTTAAGAAGATCAAAAGCAAGAAGCATGTCCCTGATGGAATGGCTCATGAATCTACCTAGGCGATGCTCGGACACGACAATGCAAAACCAAATTGATTTAGATTCTGATGAAGCTAACATGTTCTTCAATGACAAAATGGAAGACtccatgagaaaagaatctaTTGTGGAAGGATCAGATGATGGAAGCATCAATAGAGAAGATGAGGAGTACAACCACATTCAAGAATTCTCTTCAGGTTCAGTTTCTGAATTTGCAGAAGAATCGACACAGTTGACACTTGGCTGGCCTCTCCTCCACATAAAGACTTTTGCAACGGTAGATTCTCCAGGGGAGCCTGAACCTAGCAATGAGCTTGTAGCTACATGTATCATGAGCGAACCCACTCAATCAATGCAAGACACTCCTGAATCCGAAATTAATTCGTCTTTCAAAAGAGTAGAAAGTTCAACTGAAAAAGATTTCTGTTACTGGGAAGCACCAGGAGAGCAGACAAAGAAGGCGAAGCTGGTCCAGAAATTCAAGTCATCTGGCTGCAAGCAGTTCAGCTTTGAGGAGCTTGAGAAAGCAACTCGGAGCTTTTCCTCAG AAAACTTGATCGGAGAGGGAGGATGTAGCTATGTGTACAAAGGATCCCTTCGTTGGGGCAAGCTAGTGGCAGTCAAGGTTCTAAAACATTACAAAGAAGCTTGGAGTGACTTCTCCTTAGAAGTAGACATCGTCTCTTCCTTAAAGCACAAACATATTACACATCTGATTGGTGTCTGCATAGAAGATTACCATTTAATTTTGGTTTATAATTTCTTGTCCAAAGGAAGCTTAGAGGAAAGCTTACAAG GTCATACTGAGAAATCTATTTTGCCATGGAAAATGAGATTCAAAGTGGCAATCGCAGTAGCTGAGGCTCTAGATTACCTACACAACGAATGTTCTCGCCCTGTTATTCACAGAGATGTGAAGTCCTCTAACATTCTACTCTCTAGTGAATTTCAACCACAG TTATCTGATTTTGGGCTTGCTGCATGGGGACCTAAAGATTCAGCCTACATGATAAGCAACGATGTCGTAGGAACATTTGGATACATCGCTCCAGAATATTTCATGAATGGGAGGGTTAGTGACAAAACAGATATATACTCCTTTGGTATAGTTTTGCTTGAGCTGTTGACCGGAAAGAAGCCAATCAGTTGCAAAGGTCTAAAAGGACATGAAAGCCTGGTCAAGTGG GCCACACCATTATTAGAGAGTGGGAATTTAGATGCGTTAGTGGATCCAATGTTAAGCGAGGAGTACGATGTCACTCAAATGCATAAAATGGTTCTAGCAGCAAATCTCTGCATCAAGCAGTCTCCCAGATTACGTCCAAAAGCAAACCAG ATTCTAAAGCTGTTAAGAGAAGATAAAGATGTAGGAGAATGGAAGAGTACCTATGATAATGATCAAATAGAGTCGACTAATGAGGAAGTCGGTCACTTATCTGCCAAACTTGATCATAAGTCATGCTCAGATTCTTCATCTCTGGTTTTGGATGATGATGCTGCATCCCTAATTAGTACTGATATGACATCACTAAGCAGCGTAGGATATAGGCAGCATTTAAAGTTGAAGGACTACTTACAAGAACTGCTGGATTAA
- the LOC8274694 gene encoding protein kinase STUNTED isoform X2: MIRKGNPRKNCKKRKQFFQGIVMGTHSTESLNCDLVEVSKLHHQLVWVYILSHTDNASQDNSMTRSYFRCSKSLVKKGLRRVMKHYAAMAFLMKTSSDDSFRKRLSLDICGAGRLPEVIILQAVHEGKIVLKRSLIRHIGGFKLNSGPKFYPDEKYNSSKQAEAPSFCKPEFSVSSEDVSRDDEGSLKDKDGYMEKVPLKSISVIRRELPETSTLGWPLLRRNTLGPAALRRSKARSMSLMEWLMNLPRRCSDTTMQNQIDLDSDEANMFFNDKMEDSMRKESIVEGSDDGSINREDEEYNHIQEFSSGSVSEFAEESTQLTLGWPLLHIKTFATVDSPGEPEPSNELVATCIMSEPTQSMQDTPESEINSSFKRVESSTEKDFCYWEAPGEQTKKAKLVQKFKSSGCKQFSFEELEKATRSFSSENLIGEGGCSYVYKGSLRWGKLVAVKVLKHYKEAWSDFSLEVDIVSSLKHKHITHLIGVCIEDYHLILVYNFLSKGSLEESLQGHTEKSILPWKMRFKVAIAVAEALDYLHNECSRPVIHRDVKSSNILLSSEFQPQLSDFGLAAWGPKDSAYMISNDVVGTFGYIAPEYFMNGRVSDKTDIYSFGIVLLELLTGKKPISCKGLKGHESLVKWATPLLESGNLDALVDPMLSEEYDVTQMHKMVLAANLCIKQSPRLRPKANQILKLLREDKDVGEWKSTYDNDQIESTNEEVGHLSAKLDHKSCSDSSSLVLDDDAASLISTDMTSLSSVGYRQHLKLKDYLQELLD; this comes from the exons ATGATTCGTAAGGGAAATCCACGAAAGAATTgcaagaaaaggaaacaatTCTTTCAAGGTATAGTAATGGGCACCCATTCTACAGAATCTCTCAACTGTGACCTTGTAGAAGTCTCCAAGTTACACCACCAATTAGTCTGGGTCTATATTCTTTCTCATACAG ATAATGCTTCTCAAGACAACTCAATGACAAGAAGTTATTTCAGATGTTCTAAAAGCTTAGTGAAGAAG GGTCTACGAAGAGTGATGAAGCATTATGCAGCCATGGCATTTCTAATGAAAACAAGCTCAGATGATTCTTTCAG GAAACGGCTTTCACTGGATATATGTGGCGCTGGCCGATTACCAGAAGTCATCATTCTTCAAGCTGTTCATGAGGGGAAGATTGTCTTGAAAAGGAGTTTGATTCGCCATATAGGAG GCTTCAAATTGAATTCAGGGCCTAAATTTTATCCTGATGAAAAATACAATAGTTCAAAACAAGCTGAGGCGCCTAGCTTTTGTAAACCTGAGTTCTCTGTAAGCTCTGAAGATGTTTCAAGGGATGACGAGGGTAGCTTGAAAGATAAAGATGGATACATGGAGAAAGTTCCTTTGAAGTCCATTTCTGTAATCAGAAGAGAGCTGCCAGAAACATCAACCCTCGGTTGGCCACTCCTTCGAAGAAACACTCTTGGTCCTGCAGCTTTAAGAAGATCAAAAGCAAGAAGCATGTCCCTGATGGAATGGCTCATGAATCTACCTAGGCGATGCTCGGACACGACAATGCAAAACCAAATTGATTTAGATTCTGATGAAGCTAACATGTTCTTCAATGACAAAATGGAAGACtccatgagaaaagaatctaTTGTGGAAGGATCAGATGATGGAAGCATCAATAGAGAAGATGAGGAGTACAACCACATTCAAGAATTCTCTTCAGGTTCAGTTTCTGAATTTGCAGAAGAATCGACACAGTTGACACTTGGCTGGCCTCTCCTCCACATAAAGACTTTTGCAACGGTAGATTCTCCAGGGGAGCCTGAACCTAGCAATGAGCTTGTAGCTACATGTATCATGAGCGAACCCACTCAATCAATGCAAGACACTCCTGAATCCGAAATTAATTCGTCTTTCAAAAGAGTAGAAAGTTCAACTGAAAAAGATTTCTGTTACTGGGAAGCACCAGGAGAGCAGACAAAGAAGGCGAAGCTGGTCCAGAAATTCAAGTCATCTGGCTGCAAGCAGTTCAGCTTTGAGGAGCTTGAGAAAGCAACTCGGAGCTTTTCCTCAG AAAACTTGATCGGAGAGGGAGGATGTAGCTATGTGTACAAAGGATCCCTTCGTTGGGGCAAGCTAGTGGCAGTCAAGGTTCTAAAACATTACAAAGAAGCTTGGAGTGACTTCTCCTTAGAAGTAGACATCGTCTCTTCCTTAAAGCACAAACATATTACACATCTGATTGGTGTCTGCATAGAAGATTACCATTTAATTTTGGTTTATAATTTCTTGTCCAAAGGAAGCTTAGAGGAAAGCTTACAAG GTCATACTGAGAAATCTATTTTGCCATGGAAAATGAGATTCAAAGTGGCAATCGCAGTAGCTGAGGCTCTAGATTACCTACACAACGAATGTTCTCGCCCTGTTATTCACAGAGATGTGAAGTCCTCTAACATTCTACTCTCTAGTGAATTTCAACCACAG TTATCTGATTTTGGGCTTGCTGCATGGGGACCTAAAGATTCAGCCTACATGATAAGCAACGATGTCGTAGGAACATTTGGATACATCGCTCCAGAATATTTCATGAATGGGAGGGTTAGTGACAAAACAGATATATACTCCTTTGGTATAGTTTTGCTTGAGCTGTTGACCGGAAAGAAGCCAATCAGTTGCAAAGGTCTAAAAGGACATGAAAGCCTGGTCAAGTGG GCCACACCATTATTAGAGAGTGGGAATTTAGATGCGTTAGTGGATCCAATGTTAAGCGAGGAGTACGATGTCACTCAAATGCATAAAATGGTTCTAGCAGCAAATCTCTGCATCAAGCAGTCTCCCAGATTACGTCCAAAAGCAAACCAG ATTCTAAAGCTGTTAAGAGAAGATAAAGATGTAGGAGAATGGAAGAGTACCTATGATAATGATCAAATAGAGTCGACTAATGAGGAAGTCGGTCACTTATCTGCCAAACTTGATCATAAGTCATGCTCAGATTCTTCATCTCTGGTTTTGGATGATGATGCTGCATCCCTAATTAGTACTGATATGACATCACTAAGCAGCGTAGGATATAGGCAGCATTTAAAGTTGAAGGACTACTTACAAGAACTGCTGGATTAA